The Aneurinibacillus uraniidurans genome segment TGTGAAACAAAGTGCATCCCAGGCATTATTCTTGAATACAAGGGGGCAGGCAATGAGCGACCGTAGTGTGCGGCGGATGCTGACAGACTATGTGGAACAGGCCAGTGATGTGCTGAAAGTAAGTCCTCATACGTTCCGGCATACATTTGCGACACATCTGCTGGAGAATGGGGCAGATTTGCGTAGTGTACAGGAAATGCTCGGTCATGCCAGCATTTCATCCACTCAGATTTATACGCATGTCACCCGTGAGCGAATGCGTGCTGTCTACAATCAGGCACACCCACGGGCTTAAAAGTATGAAGCGGAGGGAATATGAATGGATATGACTTTTCATGCGACAACGATTTTTGCGGTGCGGCATAATGGTAGTGGAGCAATGGCCGGTGATGGGCAAGTCACGTTTGGCAATAGCGTAGTGATGAAGCAAACGGCTAAGAAAGTTCGTCGGCTGCACCATGGTCAGGTCATCGCAGGATTTGCTGGTTCGGTTTCAGATGCCATTACACTGTTTGAGAAGTTTGAAGCCAAGCTTGAAGAATATCACGGGAATTTGCAGCGTGCAGCCGTCGAGCTGGCTAAAGACTGGCGGCTTGATAAAGTGCTGCGCAAGCTCGAAGCGCTTATGATCGTGATGAACAGCGACCATATGCTGCTTATTTCCGGTAACGGCGAAATTATTGAGCCGGATGACGGGATTCTCGCGATTGGTTCAGGTGGGAATTATGCGCTGGCAGCAGGACGTGCGCTTAAGCAGCATGCAGAAGGGATGACGGCGCGGGAAATCGCGACGGCAGCTCTTACGGTAGCAGCGGATATTTGCGTGTACACGAATCATAATTTAGTTGTAGAAGAAATCAACTAAAGGGGGCTTTGCTTTGAATAAGGCAGAACGTTTTACTCCGAAACAAATTGTTGAGCAGCTGGATCAGTTTATTGTCGGACAAAAACAGGCGAAGCGTTCTGTGGCGATCGCGCTGCGTAATCGTTATCGCCGCAGCCTGCTGCAAGAATCGATTCGTGATGAAATCGTCCCAAAAAATATTTTGATGATTGGACCGACTGGTGTCGGCAAAACTGAAATTGCTCGCAGGCTGGCTAAACTCACTGGAGCACCGTTTATCAAAGTAGAAGCTACTAAATTCACCGAGGTCGGCTATGTGGGGCGGGACGTGGAATCTATGGTCCGTGACCTAGTTGAAACTTCCATTCGGATTGTGAAAGCTGAGAAGATGGAGACTGTGAAGGACCGGGCGGAAACACTTGCGAATGAACGTCTTGTTCAGTTAATCGTACCAGGAAAAGCAGATAACAAGTCGTATAAAAATCCATTGGAGATGTTTTTCGGTGGACAGCAGTCTTCTACTTCTTCCCATACAGAGTTTGAAGATGCTTCAGTAGTTCAGCAGCGTAGACAGGTTGCGCATCAATTGGCAATGGGTCAGTTGGAAGACACCATTGTAGAAATTGAGGTTGAAGATGCAGCTCCGTCAATGTTTGATATGTTTGCTGGTTCAGGTATGGACCAGATGGGAATGAACATGCAAGAGATGCTGGGCAATCTGCTTCCGAAGAAAATGAAAAAACGGAAACTCCCGGTTCGCGAAGCTCGTAAAGCTTTGACAACACAGGAAGCGCAAAAATTAATCGACATGGATGATGTCATTCAAGAATCTGTTATGCGGGCAGAACAGAGTGGAATTATCTTTATCGATGAAATTGACAAAATCGCTGGAAAAGAATCAAATAGCGCACAAGTTTCGCGTGAAGGTGTACAGCGTGATATCTTGCCGATTGTGGAAGGGTCAACTGTAATGACGAAGTACGGTCCGGTTAAGACAGACTATGTGTTGTTCATTGCAGCCGGGGCCTTCCATATGGCGAAGCCTTCTGATTTAATTCCGGAGTTACAGGGGCGCTTTCCGATTCGTGTAGAGTTAGATAGCTTGAAGGTCGAGGACTTTGTGCAAATTTTAACAGAACCAAAAAATGCCCTGACTAAGCAATATATAGCATTATTAGAAACTGAAGGAATAAAAGTGGAATTTTCTGACGATGCTATTAAAGAGATTGCGAAACTAGCAGCTGACGTAAATCAGAATACCGATAACATCGGAGCAAGAAGGCTGCATACGATTCTTGAGAAGCTGCTAGAAGACCTTTCATTCGAAGCTTCGGATGTTACGCTTGAAAAAGTGGCGATTACGCCGCAATACGTACGAGAAAAGCTTGCAACAATTGTAGAAGATCGCGATCTGAGTCGCTATATTTTGTAAAATTTTAAGGAGGATTCACACTAATGGACTTACTGTCAAAAATCCGTCGCATCAATGGTATGCTTCAAAAAACAGCAGGACATCCGGTTAACTTTATGGAGATGGCGGAAGTGTTAAGCGAGATTATTGAGGCGAATACATTCGTATTAAGCCGCAAAGGTAAAATTCTTGGCCATGCGCTTGCGCAGGAAATCGACAATGAACGCATCCGTAAGATGCTAGAAGAACGCCGCTTTCCGGGAGATTACAGCACACAATTGCTTCGTGTGGATGAAACATCCGCCAACCTGGATATCGAAAGTCCATATACGGCTTTCCCTGTGGAAATGAAAGATTTATTCCGTAAAAGCCAGACGACGATTGTTCCGGTCATTGGTGGTGGAGATCGTCTTGGCACACTCGTATTAGCACGAGTCAATGGGCAGTTTGTTGATGACGAGTTAGCACTTGCAGAAGTAGGAGCTACGGTTGTTGGTATGGAAATCCTGCGTGAGCGAGCTGAAGAAATCGAACAAGAAGCACGCAGCAAGGCTGTTGTACAGATGGCTATCGGTTCTCTTTCGTATAGTGAACTAGAAGCGGTGGAACATATTTTTGAAGAATTGGATGCAAAAGAAGGTCTTCTCGTTGCGAGTAAGATCGCAGACCGGGTTGGTATTACGCGATCAGTGATTGTAAACGCTCTGCGTAAATTGGAAAGTGCTGGTGTTATCGAATCCCGCTCTCTTGGGATGAAAGGCACCTATATTAAGATTTTGAATGAAAAGCTCCTCCCAGAGTTGGAGAAATTAAAGACTTCGTAACAACTTAAGAAATTATGTTCGGTAACAAAGCCCTATCTTGAAGATGGGGCTTTGTTCATTTACAACTATCTGGTAATATAATAGGTGTTAACTTCATTTATACAAAAAAAGTGTAATTAAATCAAAAAATTACCTTTTATGGAATAATGCTAAAGTTTGGAAGTGCGTGAAAAAAGTTATAGGATGGAGGGGGATATATGCTTATTACACCAACGTTTTCTGCTTTAGAAAAAGCATTGGATGCAGCTTCAATGAGACAAAAGACCATAAATAACAACATTGCTAACGTAAATACCCCGTATTATCAGGCGCAGAGTGTTACTTTTGAATCGGAGTTGCAAAAAGCGATGCAAAAGTCACCGACATCTTTTAGTGCATATAGGACTGACTCGAAACATTTAGCTTTTGGACTGCCCAACATTAATGATGTACAGCCTCAACTCCAAGTAGATTCTTCAACAGGCCCTATGCAGAATTCAGCAAATAATGTAGATTTAGACTATGAAATGTCGAATCTTGCACGCAATCAGCTTTGGTATAATGCGTTAGCGCAGCAGGCAGGCGGGAATTTGGCTAAACTTCGCATGGTTATTGGGGGTAAATAAAGATGGCGT includes the following:
- the hslV gene encoding ATP-dependent protease subunit HslV → MDMTFHATTIFAVRHNGSGAMAGDGQVTFGNSVVMKQTAKKVRRLHHGQVIAGFAGSVSDAITLFEKFEAKLEEYHGNLQRAAVELAKDWRLDKVLRKLEALMIVMNSDHMLLISGNGEIIEPDDGILAIGSGGNYALAAGRALKQHAEGMTAREIATAALTVAADICVYTNHNLVVEEIN
- the hslU gene encoding ATP-dependent protease ATPase subunit HslU; the protein is MNKAERFTPKQIVEQLDQFIVGQKQAKRSVAIALRNRYRRSLLQESIRDEIVPKNILMIGPTGVGKTEIARRLAKLTGAPFIKVEATKFTEVGYVGRDVESMVRDLVETSIRIVKAEKMETVKDRAETLANERLVQLIVPGKADNKSYKNPLEMFFGGQQSSTSSHTEFEDASVVQQRRQVAHQLAMGQLEDTIVEIEVEDAAPSMFDMFAGSGMDQMGMNMQEMLGNLLPKKMKKRKLPVREARKALTTQEAQKLIDMDDVIQESVMRAEQSGIIFIDEIDKIAGKESNSAQVSREGVQRDILPIVEGSTVMTKYGPVKTDYVLFIAAGAFHMAKPSDLIPELQGRFPIRVELDSLKVEDFVQILTEPKNALTKQYIALLETEGIKVEFSDDAIKEIAKLAADVNQNTDNIGARRLHTILEKLLEDLSFEASDVTLEKVAITPQYVREKLATIVEDRDLSRYIL
- the codY gene encoding GTP-sensing pleiotropic transcriptional regulator CodY — protein: MDLLSKIRRINGMLQKTAGHPVNFMEMAEVLSEIIEANTFVLSRKGKILGHALAQEIDNERIRKMLEERRFPGDYSTQLLRVDETSANLDIESPYTAFPVEMKDLFRKSQTTIVPVIGGGDRLGTLVLARVNGQFVDDELALAEVGATVVGMEILRERAEEIEQEARSKAVVQMAIGSLSYSELEAVEHIFEELDAKEGLLVASKIADRVGITRSVIVNALRKLESAGVIESRSLGMKGTYIKILNEKLLPELEKLKTS
- the flgB gene encoding flagellar basal body rod protein FlgB, with product MLITPTFSALEKALDAASMRQKTINNNIANVNTPYYQAQSVTFESELQKAMQKSPTSFSAYRTDSKHLAFGLPNINDVQPQLQVDSSTGPMQNSANNVDLDYEMSNLARNQLWYNALAQQAGGNLAKLRMVIGGK